CTCCTTATGGCCTACAGCCAGCTAGCTTACTGCAATGGAAAAGTACTTTGGGGTTAAAGGGTGCGGCAGAGGTATAGAAAACAAGGTGAGCGTATGAATAGGCcagagagaaagaagaaaaaaaaaacttgggaGTGGCATTAGTTTTAAAAGCCAGGTGTCTGTCAAAGCATCTCCTGCTGATTTATATTGGTAGTCTCAGAATGTGGTTTGGCATGACCCCCTTTTCCCAGCCGGGGCCCCTCCACTTCTCACCCATTTTCCTCACTAAATGGGTCACAgctcaggggggggggacaggcCTGACAAAGAACACTCAAAAGAAAGGAATAGGTTGGTGGCCAGCAGATGTACAGCAAAGAAAATGGCTCCTTTGTGATAGAAAGTTCTGGAGTGAGAGATGAAGCCCATTAGAAAAATCAATGTCCATTTGAAGCTGCTGTTCACAACATTTGGCTTTGCACAATACAGCCTTTGTGCACTGGCCAATGCAGCATGTGCAAGCAAGCCAATGTCCTGAATACACCATCAATCTGTCCTTTGGTCCTTGGATTGAGTTTGAGGTGCACTTTGCAGTCAACAAACTTTCAGATGACATAACTATTGGTATGTGAGAGCGCTCCACGAGCCCTTTGAATGCTCAGCATCTTCTCGGCTTGACGCAGCTATAAGTCGTGTTGCTAGGCTGGCTCACAATTGGGTTTCGTGTATCAGCAAagaggccattttgttttcaaaagataGTTATTGAGAGCGGGGTCCTCCAGGAAGGAAACGTCAAGACAAGGTCAGGTGATTGCTGAGTTTAGTAAACATACAAAAGATGATGTCACCGGAGAAGAGAAATAAGGGAGCCAGCCACACGTGCATATTCCTTCAATGACCTCTAGAGCTACACAAAATGGTGGACAGCAGATTTCAATTCAAGTAGTAACACGTACTCGACACACTAGTGACATTCATTTTCTCACTTGACCATTTTGAGGaatgttttctctttcttttccgTGTACCCATAATGAGGTTGGACAGCTTGTCTACCGTGCGTGAAACACACGACACGCACTTAAGGAGATTACAGCAGTCCAAAATGGTGTCTGAGCAGTGTCAAGGACAACCTGCAGCGCCTTGAGTTACCTGACAAACACTCGCTTGCGTACAATAGCCACGCACGCTCCAGGCTAATAatcaaatgacacaaaatgacaataataaagacatcatcatcatgccGTTTTAAGGAAAATTGCagtatttcatattttcaaatgttctaTATCAAAAGTACGAGCTGGTATCTGTCTGAGTTATCAAACATCCCTGTGCTGCTGGTTTAGCAAGAGTTGGAAGTTTCAGAAAGGATTCAGCCTTTCCAAACAGTTTCTAATAAAGAGCAAGTCTAGTAACAAATGGCTTCTATTGAAGTGGAGGGACAAGTCCCAACTAAGCACAGGACGATGTGGCTGCACTCACTCAacccaaatgaaaaaaacaagtcgagccatggaggaggaggaggaggctcgCATAGCTGAATTgatgccagccagccagccagccatggTGTTTGCTCTGATCTGATTGCAGGCTTCTATTCAAGCCTTTCTTCCTGGATTTCTTCCTGCCTTCTCATGGGCGCCATTGTTGTCGAAACATGTCCGTGCACATGATAGCACCACTCTGGTCTTTGTCAAAACCTGCCTGCAGTGAAAcgctcctttttatttttgtcttcccCACTCCAGGTGGTAATCCAGTACTCTCCAAGAAGCAGCAACCATGCCACAGCTCTGCGTTGGAATCAATGGGTGCgttacaaacacacatttgcttTTAGGAGGTTggcgatggatggatggatggatggatggatggatggatggatggatggatggatggcatcACGGTTTCTGCTATTATCTCAATCAAAGTCTTAACAATGCTGATCTGTGCAATTTGTATGAGGCACACTTTCATGTTGCATCCACAGTGACTGTGAAAGGGAACtaagaatgtttttctttctgttttgtagctttggcCGTATTGGCCGCCTTGTGTTGAGAGCCTGCCTTGAGAAGGGCATCAAGGTTGTGGCCATCAACGACCCCTTCATTGACCTGCAGTACATGGTGAGACAATCAcggaaatgtgttttgtttgggcCCATGTGTTGAAGCGTCCAATCATTGATTCCAAAGTGTGTAGCTAGCTAGCGTACGTACATACTGAACAATGTCGTGCGCTTAGGTCTACATGTTCAAGTATGACTCCACTCACGGCCGTTACAAGGGTGAGGTGTCTGCAGAGAATGGCAAACTCGTCGTCGATGGCCAGGAGATCTTTGTCTTCCAGTGGTAGGCCTGATTTTGGGGCCATTTTTCTTGTCGCCCTCTTTTTTCAAATAGAGTTTTTATCCATCATTTCAAGGCAGTCGTTCTGAActatttttggtttgtttagTATGAAGCCAGCTGAGATCCCCTGGGGCAAGTCTGGTGCCAAGTACGTGGTGGAGTCCACTGGAGTGTTCCTCTCCACGGAGAAGGCCTCTGTATGTACACGAGCATCCAGTCCGTGCATGCACGTCTCATGTCTTTATTCTAACGCGGCGGCTTTCCGTGGCGGCCGTAGGCTCACATCAGCGGCGGGGCCGAACGCGTGGTGGTGTCGGCACCGTCACCCGATGCCCCCATGTTTGTCATGGGCGTCAATGAGGACAAATACGATCCCTCCTCCATGACCATTGTCAGGTAATGTGTGGAAGGTTTGCGACGTGACGTGACGCACAATTGCTCATCAACGTTTGTTTCAACAGCAATGCGTCGTGCACCACCAACTGCCTGGCCCCCCTGGCCAAAGTCATTCATGATAACTTTGGCATTGAGGAGGCCCTCATGGTAAGACCGGACGACAAAGCTGTTTGGAAATTGCTCTCCTTGCATCGATATCCATTCTTACTCATTTAACGACGGTTTTTCTAGACTACAGTCCATGCTTACACAGCCACTCAGAAGACCGTGGACGGACCCAGCGCCAAGGCCTGGCGTGATGGCCGCGGGGCTCACCAAAACATCATTCCAGCCTCCACCGGCGCCGCAAAGGCCGTGGGCAAAGTCATCCCCGAGCTTAACGGGTAAAGGACGCGGACACGTGCGCAAAGTGACCCAATGAATACTAATGGGGTTTATTTTCCATCGTCTCCAGTAAGCTGACAGGCATGGCCTTCAGGGTGCCCGTGGCCGACGTGTCCGTGGTGGACCTGACGTGCCGCCTGTCCAAGCCTGCATCCTATGCTCAGATTAAGGAAGCTGTCAAGAAGGCTGCTCACGGGCCCATGAAGGGAGTGCTTGGTTACACCGAGGATCAGGTGACACAAATAGTGGTCCGTTGAGTTGGAAGacgctgactgactgactggctGGCTGTGCTGTTCTGAGCAGGTGGTGTCCTCTGACTTCATCGGCGACACCCACTCCTCCATCTTTGACGCTGGCGCCGGCATCTCCCTCAGTGACAACTTTGTGAAGCTCATTTCCTGGTGAGTTGTTTTGCCAATCAAATTGTcggacaaagaagaaaaaccatTTGCTTTTATGAACTGACCTTGTCGTTTCTTTGTTGGGCGCTCCAGGTATGACAATGAGTGTGGCTACAGCCACCGTGTTGCTGACCTGCTGTTGTACATGCACAGCAAGTAGATGCCCAAAGCACATCCAGAAAGGgaccactctctctctctctctctctctctctcaccatACTggtgtcctcctcctcctttctctTTTCCGCACAGGCACCACCCATCACCTTGTCAAAATCATGCCACAGTTCCTTGGCAATTAGTTCTTCTGTGCAAGTAGAGAGCAAAAATGATGTGTTCAGTGTTCTGATTTAATCTTGTCTTTCCATTTAACGATATAAGTTGATTGGCTGGTGACAgtatttgtgtctgtgtgctcccTGCCCCTCCCTGTAGAAGTGTTGTTATGGCTCAATACTGTCGTTACCTGCTGGCTGTGTCCATCTCCATGTTGGTGTATTTCCAAGGCTTATCACCAGTGGAAGGAGGAAGGGCAGAATGACTGtaatgaaacaaaaagtaaaacttGAAACCCATAAAGCTGTCTCTATCTCTCATTTCTTTACATACAGATGAACATGTAGAGATGATGCGTGGACTCTTGTCAATATGATACTGGTACAAATCATGTCACCTAAAAAGTCAGTCTTTTAAACAAGGGTACATTCAAATTCATGGCTACTTCTTGGGTCAAATGGTAAACATTCTTCTCCACCTGTTAAGGCCCTCAAAGTGCATCATACGGACCTCCACATTTACCCGTCAGGAGCAAGTGGAGGTTTAGTATCTTGCTCAAGGATACTCTGACATGGTATTGAGCTTTGCCACTACTTGCATATTTGcgcaaattattattaatcctGTGAAGACTATGATCATGCCGTTGTCACGAGGGAAAATATGAATACGCCATACTTGCCCTTCCCACTTCATAAAATCCAAGTTAACATGTATAAATGATTACTTCTCCAGTAGTGCACTAGTTGGAAATGATGTCCCATCACCAGTAAGGTAGTTTAAGAAGTGGCCCATATAAAGGTTTACCGGGCAAGTCAAAATGATCTTGCCTGGGAGGCAAGATAATTCGTCTGCGCAAAAAGTTGATCGTCAACACATCAAGAAGTTATCAGACTCCATGGATGCAAGTTTTAGAGCTATTACTAAAAAGAAGGGTGGCTATATTggtcacagatttttttttttttaaatgttaatttgtaaattttgtgttgttcgtctattattcttattttaacaaatgaaaatgaatgagaagggaaattttccatttttacttAAGTTGCATAATAATTCTGCACACTAATAGTTAATTTTCCCAAGAAAGACAGAATCTCACGTTTACACTCTTCAATATTCAAGTCTAAGGTTGATTCACATTTTGGTTGAACGAGAGCACTGTAgttattgaaaaacaaaatgaagtctcaaaaatccaatttgcCTAATAATTCTGCACCTCTTTCCATCGATCAGGTGATGGCTCATTCTGCTGGACTGAAAATGATACTGTGCCTCCAAGTCTGTTAAATGGGCTTTGTCTGGTAACAGGTTACATAATCTCATTGCAGCTCAAAACTACAAATtgtacacaaaaaagaaaaccataaTTAGGAGACGGCCGGCTCTTGAGGAACAATCTGGGTTCCTAGCGGAAACTCTGTCGGAGGGATTTGACTGTTGCACGTCCTTAACTTCCGGTACCGACTGTCGACTTTCTGCCTCCTCTCCCTTCCAGCATTTGTCATTGTAAGTGACGTCTCACGAATATCAATGCTAAATGTTTGTGaggacaaatgtgtgtgtgaatctATCTATATTGTGTCAGTCCAGTtgtgtgaacacacacacgatgaATGCCGTGCACATCTTTTTCCACAGGCCATCGGATTATCTGAGCAGCCATCATGACCCTgtttcattttggaaattgttttgctttggccTATTTTCCTTACTTTATAACATACAAGTGCAGCGGGCTGTAAGtagatctttttttgtctccaaCGATTGTTAAGACAGCcacaaaatgaaagtaaaatGATGATATTGgtctgtgaagaaaaaaaacaattgctaCAGTTGTTTAATTGGAAAGAGCTCAGaacgttggaaaaaaaaaacataaattattGAGGTACGGTATCCAGAGTCATCTGGAAATGATAGCcttgtttgaaataaatggtGCTTAGAATGCCATGCAGGTTTTCACAATGatgtatgaaagaaaaagtccATTTATATTGAAATAGTATCACATCAAAGGTGTTGGTGATTTGAAGAATCGCTTCCCATTATTTTCATGCAACATGAGTTGCTATTtccgaaacaaacaaaagggtTTGCTAATCAGCTTAGTCGTGTCAGCGCATTGAGAGGGTCTGCCCAATCCTCTTAGTATTTTACAAATGGTAGGACTTCATGTTGACAAGCAattgttgcttttatttgagCATATTGTAGGAGGTAAAGGAACATTGACACTTCCTTTGGAGGTCCTATTTTCTTGTCCTAATAATGATTGTGTCCCATTGTTAGTTCTGAGTACAACGCTTTCTGGAGGTGTGTCCAGGCTGGAGCTACCTACCTTTTTGTCCAGCTCTGCAAAGTGAGTGAGCTAGCGAGCGAGCTTCAAGCTAGTGGATGCTAAATGGCCTGTCCGCACTTTTCTCCCTTGGGTACTGCTCCATGAGAACA
This DNA window, taken from Syngnathus acus chromosome 16, fSynAcu1.2, whole genome shotgun sequence, encodes the following:
- the gapdhs gene encoding glyceraldehyde-3-phosphate dehydrogenase 2, encoding MPQLCVGINGFGRIGRLVLRACLEKGIKVVAINDPFIDLQYMVYMFKYDSTHGRYKGEVSAENGKLVVDGQEIFVFQCMKPAEIPWGKSGAKYVVESTGVFLSTEKASAHISGGAERVVVSAPSPDAPMFVMGVNEDKYDPSSMTIVSNASCTTNCLAPLAKVIHDNFGIEEALMTTVHAYTATQKTVDGPSAKAWRDGRGAHQNIIPASTGAAKAVGKVIPELNGKLTGMAFRVPVADVSVVDLTCRLSKPASYAQIKEAVKKAAHGPMKGVLGYTEDQVVSSDFIGDTHSSIFDAGAGISLSDNFVKLISWYDNECGYSHRVADLLLYMHSK